A region from the Dryobates pubescens isolate bDryPub1 chromosome 39, bDryPub1.pri, whole genome shotgun sequence genome encodes:
- the HNRNPLL gene encoding heterogeneous nuclear ribonucleoprotein L-like: MSSPSSGERYEEEEEEDGTYESHAKRLKPSTAAEEGEIEYSGAEETESRRDKPGQPRGGGFSGGDAGGSHHKVSVSPVVHVRGLCESVVEADLVEALEKFGTICYVMMMPFKRQALVEFEGVESAKKCVSFAAEEPVYIAGQQAFFNYSTSKRITRPGNTDDPSGGNKVLLLSIQNPLYPITVDVLYTVCNPVGKVQRIVIFKRNGIQAMVEFESVFCAQKAKAALNGADIYAGCCTLKIEYARPTRLNVIRNDNDSWDYTKPYLGRRDRGKGRQRQAILGEHPSSFRHDGYGSHGPLLPLPSRYRMGSRDTPELVAYPLPQASSSYMHGGNPSGSVVMVSGLHQLKMNCSRVFNLFCLYGNIEKVKFMKTIPGTALVEMGDEYAVERAVTHLNNVKLFGKRLNVCVSKQHSVVPSQIFELEDGTSSYKDFAMSKNNRFTSAGQASKNIIQPPSCVLHYYNVPLCVTEETFVKLCEDHEVLGFIKYKVFDPKPSAKTLSGLLEWECKTDAVEALTVLNHYQIRVPNGSNPYTLKLCFSTSSHL; the protein is encoded by the exons ATGTCGTCACCGTCCTCTGGAGAGCGGTacgaagaggaggaggaggaggacgggACCTACGAGAGCCACGCCAAGCGGCTGAAGCCCAGCACGGCCGCCGAGGAAGGCGAGATCGAGTACAGCGGCGCGGAGGAGACCGAGAGCCGGCGGGACAAGCCTGGACAGCCGCGCGGAGGCGGCTTCTCGGGCGGG GATGCTGGGGGAAGCCACCACAAGGTTTCTGTTTCGCCTGTGGTCCACGTGCGAGGGCTGTGTGAATCAGTCGTGGAAGCAGATCTCGTGGAAGCCCTCGAGAAGTTTGGAACCATATG CTATGTGATGATGATGCCCTTCAAGCGCCAGGCCCTGGTGGAGTTCGAGGGCGTGGAGAGCGCCAAGAAGTGCGTGAGCTTCGCGGCCGAGGAGCCCGTCTACATCGCCGGCCAGCAGGCCTTCTTCAACTACTCCACCAGCAAGAGGATAACCCGCCCTGGCAACACTGATGACCCTTCTGGGGGCAACAAAGTCCTCCTCCTGTCAATTCAGAATCCCCTCTACCCCATCACCGTG GATGTTCTGTACACTGTGTGCAACCCTGTGGGCAAAGTTCAGCGCATTGTCATCTTCAAGAGGAATGGAATCCAAGCTATGGTTGA GTTCGAGTCGGTGTTCTGCGCCCAGAAGGCGAAGGCGGCGCTGAACGGGGCAGACATCTACGCGGGGTGCTGCACGCTGAAGATCGAGTACGCGCGG ccgacTCGCCTCAACGTCATCAGGAACGACAACGACAGCTGGGACTACACGAAGCCGTACCTGGGCCGCCGAG ACAGAGGGAAGGGCCGCCAGAGGCAAGCTATTTTGGGAGAGCACCCATCATCATTTAGACATGATGGTTATG GGTCCCACgggcccctgctgcccttgccGAGCCGCTACCGCATGGGGTCTCGGGACACGCCGGAGCTGGTCGCTTACCCCTTGCCCCAGGCATCCTCCTCTTACATGCACGGTGGAAACCCTTCTGGGTCAGTGGTCATGGTCAGTGGGCTGCATCAACTAAAGATGAACTGCTCCAGGGTCTTCAACCTGTTCTGCTTGTATGGCAACATTGAGAAG GTGAAATTCATGAAGACCAtcccaggcacagcactggttgAAATGGGTGATGAGTATGCTGTGGAAAGGGCTGTCACACACCTCAACAATGTCAAGCTCTTTGGGAAGAGGCTTAACGTCTG TGTCTCCAAGCAGCACTCAGTAGTTCCCAGCCAGATCTTTGAGCTGGAGGATGGCACGAGTAGCTACAAGGATTTTGCCATGAGTAAGAACAATCGCTTCACCAGCGCCGGCCAAGCCTCCAAGAACATCATCCAGCCTCCCTCCTGCGTCCTGCACTACTACAACGTCCCCCTCTGTGTCACTGAAGAGACATTTGTCAAG CTGTGTGAGGATCACGAGGTTCTGGGCTTCATTAAATACAAAGTGTTTGATCCAAAAC CTTCAGCCAAAACACTGTCTGGACTGTTGGAATGGGAATGCAAGACAGATGCAGTGGAAGCTCTCACTGTACTTAATCACTACCAGATAAGAGTCCCAA ATGGCTCCAACCCTTACACCTTGAAGCTTTGCTTCTCTACCTCCTCCCATTTGTAG